A genome region from Setaria italica strain Yugu1 chromosome III, Setaria_italica_v2.0, whole genome shotgun sequence includes the following:
- the LOC101776581 gene encoding eukaryotic peptide chain release factor subunit 1-2: MGEGHEADKNIEIWRVKKLIKALDAARGNGTSMISLIMPPRDQISRVTKMLGDEYGTASNIKSRVNRQSVLAAITSAQQRLKLYNRVPPNGLVLYTGTIVTDDGKEKKVTFDFEPFRPINASLYLCDNKFHTEALNELLASDDKFGFIVMDGNGTLYGTLSGNSREVLYKFSVDLPKKHGRGGQSAVRFARLRMERRHNYLRKVAELATQYFINPATNQPNIVGLILAGSADFKNELGKSEMFDPRLQAKVVKMIDVSYGGDSGFNQAIEMSAEVLSDVKFVQEKKLIGKYFEEISQDTGKYVLGVQDTMTALEMGAVETLIVWENLDVRRYELKNSATGETIVKYLNPAQEADQSNFTDEATSGELEVVDNTLLLEWFAENYHQFGCTLEFVTNKSQEGSQFCRGFGGIGGILRYPADVTAFQEGDDLSDGEYDEDFE; encoded by the coding sequence ATGGGCGAGGGACACGAAGCTGACAAGAACATTGAGATCTGGAGGGTCAAGAAGTTAATCAAGGCTCTTGATGCTGCTAGGGGCAATGGCACGAGCATGATTTCTCTCATCATGCCACCTCGTGATCAGATTTCACGTGTCACTAAGATGTTGGGTGATGAGTATGGAACGGCCTCAAACATAAAGAGCAGAGTCAACCGTCAGTCTGTGTTGGCTGCCATAACCTCAGCTCAACAGAGGTTGAAGCTTTACAATCGAGTTCCCCCCAATGGTTTGGTGCTCTATACTGGTACCATTGTCACTGATGATGGCAAAGAGAAGAAGGTCACCTTTGACTTCGAGCCATTTAGGCCCATTAATGCTTCCCTGTATCTCTGCGACAACAAGTTCCACACTGAGGCACTGAATGAGCTTCTGGCATCTGATGACAAATTTGGTTTCATAGTTATGGATGGTAATGGGACACTGTATGGCACGCTGAGTGGCAACAGCAGGGAGGTTCTTTACAAGTTTAGTGTGGATCTCCCAAAGAAGCATGGGCGAGGTGGGCAATCTGCAGTCCGCTTTGCCCGTCTGCGCATGGAGAGGCGACACAATTACCTGCGCAAAGTTGCTGAGCTTGCAACACAGTACTTCATCAATCCAGCCACCAACCAGCCAAACATCGTGGGCCTCATTCTTGCTGGATCTGCTGACTTCAAGAACGAGCTGGGAAAATCTGAGATGTTTGATCCGCGTCTGCAGGCCAAGGTAGTCAAGATGATTGACGTGTCCTATGGAGGGGATAGCGGCTTCAACCAAGCCATCGAGATGTCTGCTGAGGTTTTATCTGATGTCAAGTTTGTCCAAGAAAAGAAGCTGATCGGGAAGTACTTTGAGGAGATAAGCCAAGACACGGGGAAGTACGTCCTCGGTGTGCAAGACACCATGACAGCCCTGGAAATGGGAGCGGTCGAAACTCTGATCGTGTGGGAAAACCTTGATGTCAGGAGGTATGAGCTCAAGAACAGTGCCACAGGAGAAACCATTGTGAAGTATCTTAACCCTGCTCAGGAGGCTGACCAGAGCAACTTCACTGACGAAGCAACATCTGGAGAACTGGAGGTCGTCGACAACACCCTGCTGCTTGAGTGGTTTGCCGAGAACTACCACCAGTTTGGCTGCACGCTGGAGTTCGTCACGAACAAGTCCCAGGAAGGTTCTCAGTTCTGCCGGGGATTTGGTGGGATTGGCGGGATCCTCCGCTACCCAGCCGATGTCACTGCCTTCCAGGAAGGTGATGACTTGTCTGACGGGGAGTACGACGAAGACTTCGAATAG
- the LOC101776177 gene encoding probable ribonuclease P/MRP protein subunit POP5 translates to MVHFKNRYMVMEVFIDVGRGESDPVILTQFNITKVIRDSIQLNFGECGLAASLGSLQVKYVNPVTKVCIVRVSREDHQKVWTTITMVRSIGKIPVSFNLLDVSGSIRACKAAAMECEEAKYEQYKLAGGDCITPDIIQCVQSCFDKIRGLES, encoded by the exons ATGGTTCACTTCAAGAACAGGTATATGGTGATGGAGGTCTTCATTGATGTTGGCAGAGGTGAATCTGATCCTGTTATCCTCACTCAGTTCAATATAACCAAAGTAATCAGAGACAGCATTCAACTCAACTTTGGGGAGTGTGGCCTAGCTGCATCTCTTGGATCATTGCAAG TGAAGTATGTTAACCCTGTAACAAAGGTTTGCATAGTCCGAGTGTCACGTGAAGACCACCAGAAAGTATGGACCACAATTACAATGGTCAGGTCCATTGGAAAGATTCCAGTATCATTCAACCTGCTGGATGTGAGTG GAAGCATCAGGGCGTGCAAGGCAGCTGCCATGGAGTGCGAGGAAGCGAAATATGAGCAATACAAGTTGGCTGGCGGTGATTGTATCACGCCAGATATCATCCAGTGTGTACAGAGCTGCTTTGACAAAATTAGAGGGCTAGAGAGCTAA